One Vibrio taketomensis DNA window includes the following coding sequences:
- a CDS encoding glycosyltransferase family 9 protein, whose product MPLFTSAPSSLCILRLSAIGDVCHAISVVQAIQKQWPETKITWITGKIEAMLIQDLPNIEVVVFDKKQGFKGMKALWKQLSSQRFDALLHMQAALRASVLSIGIKAKYKIGFSKNRTREGQYLFTNRHLPNSEQFHVLDNFAEFARYIGVTFDKPSWNIPLSEADEAFALQVMDNKPTLVIAPAASKDSRNWLTERYAEIADYAATQGLQVVLCGSPAEREVKLAKEIEALSHTPLKNIVGQTSLKQLTAVLKHATIVLAPDTGPAHLATTQSTLVIGLYAHSNPLRTGPYNNLDSVVSVYKQHVEAQYHKPVDALPWGTRAKGDDLMRDISVDMVKEQLNNLWSKEQ is encoded by the coding sequence ATGCCGCTATTTACTTCAGCTCCAAGCTCGCTTTGCATCTTGCGCCTCTCTGCGATAGGCGATGTTTGTCATGCTATTTCGGTCGTTCAAGCGATTCAAAAGCAATGGCCAGAAACTAAAATCACTTGGATTACGGGTAAAATTGAGGCCATGTTGATCCAAGATTTACCAAACATTGAAGTCGTTGTGTTTGACAAAAAACAAGGCTTTAAAGGCATGAAAGCCCTATGGAAACAGCTGTCTTCACAGCGCTTTGATGCCCTACTCCACATGCAGGCAGCTTTGCGTGCAAGCGTACTTTCGATTGGTATTAAAGCGAAATATAAAATTGGTTTTAGCAAAAACCGCACCCGTGAAGGGCAATATCTGTTTACTAACCGCCACTTGCCAAATTCAGAACAATTCCATGTGCTGGATAACTTTGCCGAATTTGCTCGCTATATTGGTGTGACGTTTGACAAGCCAAGCTGGAATATTCCATTGAGTGAAGCCGATGAAGCCTTCGCTCTGCAGGTAATGGATAACAAACCAACATTGGTGATTGCACCAGCTGCGAGTAAAGATTCACGCAACTGGCTCACCGAGCGCTATGCAGAAATCGCCGACTATGCCGCGACTCAAGGTCTGCAAGTCGTACTTTGTGGCTCTCCTGCAGAGCGTGAAGTGAAACTAGCCAAAGAGATCGAAGCGTTGAGCCATACGCCGCTCAAAAATATCGTCGGACAAACCTCACTGAAGCAATTAACGGCGGTATTGAAGCATGCCACCATCGTATTAGCTCCAGATACCGGCCCGGCACACTTAGCAACGACTCAGTCAACACTAGTGATTGGGCTATATGCCCACAGCAATCCACTACGTACTGGCCCGTATAACAATCTCGATAGCGTAGTTAGTGTCTATAAACAGCATGTCGAGGCGCAATACCACAAACCTGTTGATGCATTACCTTGGGGTACTCGTGCAAAAGGAGATGACTTAATGCGTGATATTAGCGTTGATATGGTCAAAGAGCAGCTCAATAACCTTTGGAGTAAGGAACAATAA
- the radC gene encoding RadC family protein → MSIKSLPAGLLPREKLLALGASSLSDVELLAIFLRTGTQGMNVLQLAEQLINEFGSLRKLFAATPQEFCAHKGLGNAKYVQLQACLEMSQRYLSETLQRGDALTSPQLTKLYLSSVLRDRQREAFYILFLDNQHRVISSEVMFEGTIDSASVYPREVVKRSLEHNAAALIIAHNHPSGIAEPSQADRRITRRLIDALALVEIRIRDHFVVGDGEVISFAERGWI, encoded by the coding sequence TTGAGTATTAAGTCCCTCCCGGCTGGTCTTTTACCAAGAGAAAAACTGTTAGCGTTAGGTGCGAGTTCGCTCAGTGATGTTGAATTGCTAGCGATATTTCTGCGTACGGGCACTCAAGGCATGAATGTATTGCAATTGGCTGAGCAGTTAATTAATGAATTCGGTTCATTGAGAAAGCTATTTGCTGCAACTCCGCAGGAGTTTTGTGCTCATAAAGGGCTGGGTAATGCAAAGTATGTGCAGTTGCAGGCTTGTTTAGAGATGTCGCAACGCTACTTAAGTGAGACTTTACAGCGAGGAGATGCTTTAACAAGCCCGCAATTAACGAAGTTATATTTATCTAGCGTATTGCGTGATCGCCAGCGTGAAGCCTTCTATATATTGTTTCTAGATAACCAACATCGCGTGATTAGCTCTGAAGTGATGTTTGAAGGGACGATAGATTCTGCCTCTGTATATCCACGCGAAGTCGTGAAACGTTCCTTAGAACACAATGCTGCCGCTTTAATCATCGCGCATAACCATCCATCGGGGATTGCAGAGCCAAGCCAAGCTGATCGCCGTATTACTAGGCGTTTAATTGATGCTTTGGCCTTGGTTGAGATAAGAATTCGCGACCATTTTGTGGTCGGAGATGGGGAAGTTATCTCCTTTGCGGAGCGTGGCTGGATATGA
- the slmA gene encoding nucleoid occlusion factor SlmA, which yields MAGTRKTNRREEILQALAQMLESNEGASRITTAKLAKQVGVSEAALYRHFPSKARMFEGLIEFIEESLMSRINRILDEEKDTLTRIRLVLQLILAFAERNPGLTRILSGHALMFENERLRDRINQLFERIETSLRQILRERKLREGKSFPVDESILAAQLLGQVEGSLNRFVRSDFKYQPTANFDEYWALLKNQIE from the coding sequence ATGGCTGGGACAAGAAAAACCAATCGCCGAGAAGAAATCTTACAAGCGTTAGCACAAATGTTGGAATCCAACGAAGGTGCATCGCGTATTACAACAGCCAAACTCGCTAAACAAGTGGGTGTTTCTGAAGCGGCGTTATACCGCCATTTCCCAAGCAAAGCTCGCATGTTTGAAGGGCTGATCGAATTTATCGAAGAATCATTGATGTCGCGCATCAATCGCATTCTTGATGAAGAAAAAGACACCCTGACTCGAATTCGCTTAGTGCTACAATTAATTCTGGCATTCGCAGAACGCAACCCAGGTTTAACCCGAATTCTCTCTGGTCACGCGTTGATGTTTGAAAATGAACGCTTACGCGATCGTATCAACCAATTGTTTGAACGCATTGAAACCTCACTGCGCCAAATTTTACGCGAACGTAAACTGCGTGAAGGTAAATCTTTCCCAGTTGATGAAAGCATTCTTGCCGCACAACTGCTTGGTCAAGTTGAAGGTAGTTTAAACCGCTTCGTACGCTCTGATTTTAAATATCAGCCTACAGCAAACTTTGATGAGTACTGGGCTCTGTTAAAAAATCAAATTGAGTAA
- the coaD gene encoding pantetheine-phosphate adenylyltransferase: MSNHVIYPGTFDPVTNGHIDIIARAAKMFDHLTIGVAASPSKNTMFSLEERVELLKAAVADLPNVSVQGFSGLLVDFVEQQNGNVLIRGLRTTMDFEYEFGLTSMYRKLLPGLESIFLTPSEEFAFLSSTIVREVAIHGGDVSNFVPEIVAKALEEKKRT; this comes from the coding sequence ATGTCTAACCATGTCATTTATCCTGGTACCTTTGACCCTGTTACCAATGGTCATATCGACATCATTGCCCGTGCAGCTAAAATGTTTGACCACCTCACTATCGGCGTTGCCGCTAGTCCAAGCAAAAACACCATGTTTAGCTTAGAAGAGCGCGTCGAACTGTTAAAAGCTGCGGTAGCAGATCTTCCTAATGTATCTGTGCAAGGTTTTTCAGGATTACTCGTGGATTTTGTCGAGCAACAAAACGGTAACGTGCTAATTCGTGGTTTAAGAACTACTATGGACTTTGAGTACGAATTCGGCTTGACCAGTATGTATCGCAAACTGCTGCCCGGATTAGAAAGCATTTTCTTAACGCCATCTGAAGAGTTTGCATTTCTCTCGTCGACGATTGTAAGAGAAGTTGCCATCCATGGGGGTGATGTTTCAAATTTTGTTCCTGAGATCGTCGCCAAGGCTCTTGAAGAGAAAAAACGCACTTAA
- a CDS encoding NAD-dependent epimerase, with protein sequence MKYLVTGAAGFIGSAVSERLCAMGHQVVGIDNLNDYYDVSLKHARLERAAHPEFQFIELDLADREGIAALFAEQKFDRVIHLAAQAGVRYSIDNPMAYADSNLVGHLTILEGCRHHKIQHLVYASSSSVYGLNQKMPFDTADSVDHPISLYAATKKSNELMAHTYSHLYGLPTTGLRFFTVYGPWGRPDMALFKFTNAIVKGETIDVYNNGDMRRDFTYIDDIVEGIIRIQDVIPQKNVDWTVEQGSPASSSAPYKVYNIGHGSPVKLMDYIESLETSLGMEAKKNFMPMQPGDVYATYADTEDLFKATGYVPQVKVKEGVQAFVDWYKQYYQI encoded by the coding sequence ATGAAATATTTAGTGACAGGCGCAGCAGGCTTTATTGGCTCTGCAGTATCGGAAAGACTTTGTGCGATGGGGCATCAAGTGGTCGGTATCGACAATCTAAACGATTATTACGATGTGTCACTAAAGCATGCTCGTCTTGAGCGAGCCGCTCATCCTGAATTCCAGTTTATTGAATTGGATTTAGCCGATCGTGAAGGTATTGCGGCGCTATTTGCTGAGCAAAAATTTGACCGTGTTATTCATCTTGCCGCTCAAGCAGGTGTACGTTACTCGATTGATAACCCAATGGCTTATGCCGATAGTAACTTAGTGGGTCATTTAACCATCTTGGAAGGCTGTCGCCATCATAAGATTCAGCACTTAGTCTATGCATCATCAAGTTCTGTGTATGGATTGAACCAAAAAATGCCATTTGATACTGCAGATTCTGTCGATCATCCGATTTCTTTGTACGCGGCAACCAAAAAGTCGAACGAATTGATGGCGCATACATACTCACATCTCTACGGACTTCCAACTACAGGTCTGCGTTTTTTCACGGTTTATGGCCCGTGGGGACGTCCGGATATGGCGTTGTTTAAGTTCACCAATGCGATTGTTAAAGGTGAAACTATCGATGTCTACAACAATGGCGATATGCGTCGTGACTTCACTTACATCGATGATATTGTCGAAGGAATTATCCGTATTCAAGATGTGATCCCACAGAAAAATGTCGACTGGACGGTAGAACAAGGTTCACCAGCAAGCAGTTCAGCACCATATAAGGTCTATAACATTGGTCATGGCAGTCCAGTTAAGCTGATGGATTACATTGAATCTCTGGAGACATCATTGGGTATGGAAGCGAAGAAAAACTTTATGCCGATGCAGCCGGGTGATGTCTACGCGACTTATGCGGATACTGAAGATTTGTTTAAAGCAACAGGATACGTGCCGCAGGTAAAAGTAAAGGAAGGTGTCCAAGCTTTTGTTGATTGGTATAAGCAGTACTACCAAATTTAA
- a CDS encoding phosphoethanolamine transferase, with translation MKTSHFGKRAFLVWIALTTLYIPVAWNYGAPNLTIISSLIETNPSEAMEFTQDLELVTVFAAVGFFLLSCILFRIVPAIPLQKSSLLYLAAFTFLIFDKPVRTIIERDIDQHYSHAMLDHMRYTPIRFAFDWYDAYDKYYRYHQQLAEQQKIAPTWKVLSHRDLPTNTILVIGESVRKDYMHAYGFSMENTQFMSHANGQLWTNFISPGPNTLTSVMRYITLNHGLGIEAHNNINTLAEAAGIETFWISNQGRIGEFDTSISSVAGYANSVFFTRTGSYADSKIYDSELLPSIKNALSSSNKAKLIVVHLMGSHSAFCDRVEEEPSFQFNGDKISCYVESIGQTDAFIEKINQFAQAQALPYNLVYVADHGLAHRNGGRNLRHDPSKKQSYQVPLFITGTAFTAREVIDYPRNGFALLRAMSELMGISTEQFKQSPSFFSPYKDEATVNNGEGQLVPLSSLKDDPIVS, from the coding sequence TTGAAAACCAGCCATTTTGGTAAGCGTGCATTCCTTGTTTGGATTGCCCTCACAACACTCTATATTCCAGTTGCGTGGAACTACGGCGCCCCTAATTTAACTATCATTTCTTCTTTGATTGAAACCAACCCTTCAGAAGCGATGGAATTTACTCAAGATTTAGAATTGGTCACAGTTTTTGCTGCTGTTGGTTTTTTTCTACTGAGCTGTATTCTATTTCGAATCGTTCCTGCTATTCCCTTACAGAAAAGCTCACTGCTCTATCTGGCGGCATTCACTTTTTTGATTTTTGATAAACCCGTTAGAACGATTATTGAACGTGATATAGACCAACACTACAGCCATGCAATGCTGGATCATATGCGCTATACCCCTATTCGCTTTGCCTTCGATTGGTATGACGCCTACGACAAATATTACCGATATCATCAGCAGCTAGCAGAACAACAAAAAATAGCACCAACTTGGAAGGTGTTGTCGCATCGAGATTTACCGACCAATACGATTTTAGTCATTGGCGAGAGTGTGCGAAAAGATTATATGCATGCTTATGGTTTTTCTATGGAAAACACTCAGTTTATGTCGCATGCCAACGGGCAACTTTGGACCAACTTTATCTCTCCGGGACCGAACACGCTAACTTCTGTGATGAGATACATCACTCTTAATCACGGATTAGGCATAGAGGCTCATAATAATATCAATACGTTGGCTGAGGCTGCTGGCATTGAAACATTCTGGATTTCTAATCAAGGCCGAATCGGTGAGTTTGATACCAGTATTAGCTCTGTTGCTGGTTATGCTAATTCAGTGTTTTTTACACGCACTGGTAGTTATGCCGACTCGAAAATTTATGATAGTGAATTATTGCCATCGATAAAGAATGCTCTTTCCAGCAGCAATAAAGCAAAACTGATTGTTGTGCATTTAATGGGTTCGCATTCCGCATTTTGTGACCGTGTGGAAGAGGAGCCTTCGTTCCAATTTAATGGTGATAAGATCTCGTGTTATGTTGAATCCATCGGGCAAACTGATGCTTTTATTGAAAAAATCAATCAATTTGCTCAAGCGCAAGCTTTGCCGTACAACTTGGTTTATGTTGCTGACCATGGACTAGCGCATCGAAATGGTGGGCGCAATCTGCGTCACGATCCATCTAAGAAGCAATCGTATCAAGTACCGCTATTTATTACAGGTACAGCATTTACAGCGCGAGAAGTTATTGATTATCCGCGTAATGGTTTCGCTTTGCTTCGAGCTATGTCAGAGTTGATGGGGATCTCTACTGAACAATTTAAGCAATCTCCGTCATTCTTCTCGCCGTACAAGGATGAGGCAACGGTGAACAATGGTGAGGGACAGCTTGTTCCATTGTCTAGCTTAAAGGATGATCCTATCGTTTCATGA
- a CDS encoding 3-deoxy-D-manno-octulosonic acid kinase: protein MQQLSFNDQVIWFEPSLLTNIDHSQLAQIFEPEFWQQREAIVGSARGRGTTWFVQLEQMQAALRHYRRGGLFGKLVKDSYYFTNWDHTRGAREIEVLEALTQHKVHVPRAIAARAVKHGFFYRADILSERIPNAKDLVDILVESPLAHQVYYDIGAEIKKMHQAGVNHTDLNIHNILLDEQQKVWLIDFDKCGVQAGDAWKAGNLARLQRSFIKELKKCQIHWQKADWQALLDGYNA from the coding sequence ATGCAGCAACTTAGTTTTAACGATCAGGTGATTTGGTTTGAGCCTAGTCTACTAACCAATATAGATCATTCGCAGCTTGCGCAGATTTTTGAACCAGAATTTTGGCAACAGCGAGAGGCTATTGTGGGCAGTGCTCGTGGTCGTGGAACCACTTGGTTTGTGCAACTTGAACAGATGCAGGCGGCGCTGCGTCATTACCGCCGTGGTGGTTTGTTTGGTAAATTGGTCAAGGATAGCTATTACTTCACCAACTGGGATCATACTCGTGGTGCGCGAGAAATCGAGGTATTAGAGGCACTGACTCAACACAAAGTGCATGTACCTCGCGCCATTGCTGCTCGCGCGGTGAAACATGGCTTTTTCTATCGAGCCGATATACTTTCTGAGCGTATCCCTAACGCCAAAGACTTGGTCGATATATTGGTTGAAAGCCCACTTGCACATCAAGTGTATTACGACATTGGTGCAGAGATAAAAAAAATGCACCAAGCAGGCGTCAATCATACCGATCTGAATATTCACAATATCTTGCTCGATGAGCAGCAGAAGGTATGGCTAATTGATTTTGATAAATGTGGCGTACAAGCAGGTGATGCTTGGAAAGCGGGCAATTTGGCACGTCTTCAGCGCTCTTTTATTAAAGAACTGAAAAAGTGCCAAATTCATTGGCAAAAGGCCGACTGGCAAGCATTGCTAGATGGTTACAATGCTTAG
- the lpxL gene encoding LpxL/LpxP family Kdo(2)-lipid IV(A) lauroyl/palmitoleoyl acyltransferase → MDNNKYTKPTFSLALLHPKNWGVWIGFGLLAIIVNILPYAVLFRLGRALGSLGMKYGKKRVHVTQRNLELAFPEKSEQERQAIVEDNFKNTGLALIETGITWFWPTWRFKRLIIAKDIDLLWKYKQENKGVLLCCVHALNLEITARAFAVLGVGGYGAFRPHNNPAYNFIQYWGRTHNGNKLIDRKDLKQMIRVLRDGERLFYLPDHDYGRNKSAFVPFFAVEDACTTTGTSILANTSHCAIVMGSGFRNDAHKYEIMADTAIEENYPREDLVAAAAYTNKFVEMVILRAPSQWMWLHKRYKTMQDESVPKSIRYK, encoded by the coding sequence ATGGATAATAACAAATACACTAAGCCAACCTTTTCTCTTGCTTTACTACACCCCAAAAACTGGGGCGTATGGATTGGCTTCGGGTTGTTGGCGATCATCGTTAATATTCTCCCATACGCTGTTTTATTCCGCCTTGGCCGAGCACTTGGTTCGCTCGGCATGAAATATGGCAAAAAACGCGTTCATGTTACTCAGCGCAACCTTGAGCTCGCCTTCCCTGAAAAATCAGAACAAGAGCGACAAGCGATTGTTGAAGATAACTTCAAAAATACTGGCTTAGCTCTGATTGAAACCGGTATTACTTGGTTTTGGCCAACGTGGCGTTTTAAACGTCTTATCATCGCGAAAGACATTGATTTACTTTGGAAGTACAAGCAGGAAAACAAAGGTGTATTGCTATGCTGCGTGCACGCTCTAAACTTAGAAATCACAGCGCGTGCTTTTGCGGTATTGGGCGTCGGCGGCTATGGCGCATTTCGCCCACATAACAACCCTGCCTACAACTTCATTCAGTATTGGGGACGTACTCACAACGGCAACAAACTGATTGATCGTAAAGACCTCAAACAGATGATTCGCGTACTGCGTGATGGTGAGCGTCTATTCTATCTTCCAGACCACGATTACGGCCGTAATAAGTCTGCGTTTGTACCTTTCTTTGCGGTTGAAGATGCTTGTACCACGACCGGAACCAGCATTCTTGCCAATACCTCGCATTGTGCGATTGTGATGGGTTCAGGTTTCAGAAACGACGCTCACAAATACGAGATCATGGCCGATACCGCGATAGAAGAAAACTACCCAAGGGAAGACTTGGTTGCGGCAGCCGCTTACACAAACAAATTTGTCGAAATGGTGATTCTACGTGCGCCATCGCAATGGATGTGGCTGCACAAACGCTACAAGACCATGCAAGATGAGAGCGTGCCAAAGAGCATTCGCTACAAGTAG
- the coaBC gene encoding bifunctional phosphopantothenoylcysteine decarboxylase/phosphopantothenate--cysteine ligase CoaBC, with the protein MQTLAGKKILLGISGGIAAYKCAELTRRLIERGAQVQVVMTKAAKEFITPLTMQAVSGRPVSDSLLDPAAEASMGHIELAKWADLVLLAPATADLIARMAAGMGNDLLTTLVLASDAPIVVSPAMNQQMYRNQATQENIATLARRGMHIWGPAAGEQACGDVGPGRMLEPMQLVERCEAFFGDKLLQGKSILISAGPTREAIDPVRYISNHSSGKMGFALAQAAQMLGATVTLVSGPVSLATPHGCTRIDVESALDMHQAIMNNAINHDVFISCAAVADYRPETIADNKLKKTDDSDSMTVKMVKNPDIVASVAAMDEHRPFTVGFAAETQNVKQYALSKLTRKNLDMICANDVSVAGQGFNSNDNAITVYWQDGEQPLTLASKQQIALQILQLIADKM; encoded by the coding sequence ATGCAAACACTCGCAGGTAAAAAAATCCTACTGGGCATTAGCGGTGGGATTGCCGCATACAAATGTGCTGAGCTGACTCGTCGCTTAATTGAGCGTGGTGCTCAAGTGCAAGTGGTGATGACCAAAGCGGCAAAAGAATTTATTACTCCTCTAACCATGCAAGCCGTATCAGGACGACCAGTTTCTGACAGCTTGCTAGATCCAGCTGCAGAAGCATCCATGGGCCATATTGAGTTGGCAAAATGGGCAGATTTAGTGCTGCTTGCGCCTGCAACCGCCGATCTCATTGCCCGAATGGCTGCTGGTATGGGTAATGACTTACTGACGACGCTGGTGCTGGCGAGTGACGCTCCGATTGTGGTTTCTCCTGCCATGAACCAACAGATGTATCGTAACCAAGCGACTCAGGAAAACATCGCTACCTTAGCGCGTCGCGGTATGCACATTTGGGGCCCTGCAGCCGGTGAACAAGCGTGTGGCGATGTTGGCCCGGGCCGCATGTTAGAGCCAATGCAATTGGTCGAGCGCTGCGAAGCGTTCTTTGGCGATAAACTGCTACAAGGCAAGTCCATCCTCATTAGTGCTGGACCAACCCGTGAAGCGATTGATCCGGTGCGTTACATCAGCAACCACAGCTCTGGCAAGATGGGCTTTGCGTTAGCACAAGCTGCGCAAATGTTGGGCGCAACGGTGACCTTAGTCAGCGGCCCTGTATCTCTTGCTACACCACACGGTTGCACACGTATTGATGTTGAAAGTGCACTCGATATGCATCAAGCAATAATGAACAACGCCATCAATCACGATGTCTTTATTAGCTGCGCTGCAGTGGCGGATTACCGCCCAGAAACGATTGCTGACAACAAACTGAAAAAGACCGATGACAGCGATTCAATGACCGTCAAAATGGTTAAAAACCCAGATATTGTCGCTTCGGTTGCGGCAATGGATGAACATCGACCATTTACTGTTGGCTTTGCCGCAGAAACCCAGAACGTAAAACAGTACGCGTTAAGCAAACTGACACGTAAGAACCTAGATATGATCTGTGCGAATGATGTCTCGGTTGCAGGCCAAGGCTTCAATAGTAACGACAATGCGATTACCGTATACTGGCAAGATGGTGAGCAACCACTCACTCTTGCATCAAAACAACAGATTGCACTTCAGATTCTGCAACTTATCGCCGATAAGATGTAA
- the rpmG gene encoding 50S ribosomal protein L33, producing MAKKGVREKIRLVSTAETGHFYTTDKNKRNMPGKFEIKKFDPVVRKHVVYKEAKIK from the coding sequence ATGGCAAAGAAAGGCGTTCGTGAGAAAATCCGTCTAGTATCTACTGCTGAGACAGGTCACTTCTACACAACTGACAAGAACAAACGTAACATGCCTGGCAAATTCGAGATCAAGAAATTTGATCCTGTAGTTCGCAAGCACGTTGTGTACAAAGAAGCTAAAATCAAGTAA
- the rpmB gene encoding 50S ribosomal protein L28: MSRVCQVTGKRPVTGNNRSHARNATKRRFLPNLQTHRFWVESEKRFVKLRLSAKGMRIIDKKGIDAVLADIRTRGENV; encoded by the coding sequence ATGTCACGAGTATGCCAAGTAACTGGTAAGCGTCCAGTAACGGGTAACAACCGTTCACACGCACGAAATGCTACTAAGCGTCGTTTTCTGCCGAACCTACAAACTCATCGTTTCTGGGTAGAGAGCGAAAAACGTTTTGTTAAACTACGTCTATCTGCTAAAGGTATGCGCATTATCGACAAGAAAGGCATCGATGCTGTTCTTGCTGATATCCGTACACGTGGCGAAAACGTTTAA
- the mutM gene encoding bifunctional DNA-formamidopyrimidine glycosylase/DNA-(apurinic or apyrimidinic site) lyase: MPELPEVEVSRMGISPHLIGQQIKSLTFRTPKLRWHIPKELKQLEGHIVRDIRRRAKYLIIETDVGSAIVHLGMSGSLRVLDAELPAGKHDHVDLTLANGKVLRYNDPRRFGAWLFSENGEHDVLEHMGPEPLTEEFSAEYMWEKACNKRVAVKQFIMDNKVVVGVGNIYASESLFSACILPTRAANSIKFKEWRLLVPEIKKVLETSIQQGGTTLKDFSQVDGKPGYFAQELRVYGKAGQPCPRCGEPIHEQKIGQRNTFFCPHCQK, from the coding sequence ATGCCAGAGTTACCTGAAGTTGAAGTGAGCCGCATGGGAATCTCCCCTCATTTAATTGGCCAACAAATTAAATCTCTTACCTTTCGTACTCCGAAATTGCGTTGGCATATCCCAAAAGAACTCAAGCAATTAGAAGGTCACATCGTGCGTGATATTCGCCGTCGGGCGAAGTATCTCATTATAGAAACTGATGTGGGTAGTGCGATTGTGCATTTGGGGATGTCTGGCTCGTTGCGTGTACTTGATGCGGAACTTCCTGCCGGTAAGCACGATCATGTCGATCTTACCTTGGCGAATGGCAAAGTGCTGCGTTATAACGATCCGCGTCGCTTTGGCGCGTGGTTATTTAGTGAAAATGGTGAGCATGACGTCTTAGAGCATATGGGACCAGAGCCACTAACCGAAGAGTTCAGTGCAGAATATATGTGGGAGAAGGCGTGTAATAAACGCGTAGCCGTAAAACAGTTCATCATGGACAATAAAGTGGTGGTTGGCGTTGGGAATATCTACGCTAGCGAGTCACTATTTAGTGCATGCATTCTTCCAACTCGTGCGGCCAATTCAATTAAATTTAAAGAGTGGCGCCTATTAGTACCTGAGATAAAAAAAGTACTTGAGACTTCGATTCAGCAAGGCGGAACAACATTAAAAGATTTTTCTCAAGTAGACGGTAAACCTGGTTACTTTGCTCAAGAATTACGTGTGTATGGCAAAGCAGGGCAACCCTGCCCACGTTGTGGCGAACCAATACATGAACAAAAAATAGGGCAACGTAATACGTTTTTTTGCCCTCATTGTCAGAAATGA